In Phoenix dactylifera cultivar Barhee BC4 unplaced genomic scaffold, palm_55x_up_171113_PBpolish2nd_filt_p 000267F, whole genome shotgun sequence, a genomic segment contains:
- the LOC103720705 gene encoding syntaxin-related protein KNOLLE isoform X2: MTAAAADENLRRFFEEAGLVREEMGSIRDLLARLQDANEESKSLHKPEALRCLRDRINADIVQVLKKARAIRARLEAMDRSNAANRRLSGCREGTPVDRTRTSVTNGLRKKLKELMMDFQGLRQRIMAEYNETVERRYFTVTGEVPDEDMIEKIISNGESEELLKKAIMEHGRGKVLATLHEIQDRHDAAKEMERSLLELHQVFLDMAVLVEAQGEQMDSIEHHVTSASHYVKDGTKELRCAKEYQRSSRKWLCIGVLLLLILILVIVIPIATSFSKS, from the coding sequence ATGACAGCAGCTGCGGCGGATGAGAACCTCCGTCGCTTCTTCGAGGAGGCCGGGCTGGTGAGGGAAGAGATGGGCTCGATCCGGGACCTCCTGGCGCGGCTCCAGGACGCCAACGAGGAGAGCAAGTCCCTCCACAAGCCGGAGGCTCTCCGCTGCCTCCGGGACCGCATCAACGCCGACATCGTCCAGGTGCTCAAGAAGGCCCGGGCCATCCGTGCCCGGCTGGAGGCCATGGACCGGTCGAATGCAGCCAACCGGAGGCTCTCCGGGTGCCGGGAGGGCACCCCGGTCGACCGGACGAGGACGTCCGTGACCAACGGGCTGAGGAAGAAGCTCAAGGAGCTGATGATGGACTTCCAGGGGCTGAGGCAGAGGATCATGGCGGAGTACAACGAGACGGTGGAGCGCCGCTACTTCACCGTGACGGGGGAGGTCCCCGACGAGGACATGATCGAGAAGATCATATCCAACGGGGAGAGCGAGGAGCTGCTGAAGAAGGCCATCATGGAGCACGGGAGGGGGAAGGTGCTGGCCACCCTGCACGAGATCCAGGACCGGCACGACGCGGCCAAGGAGATGGAGCGAAGCCTGCTGGAGCTCCACCAGGTGTTCCTGGACATGGCGGTCTTGGTGGAGGCCCAGGGCGAGCAGATGGACAGCATCGAGCACCACGTCACCAGCGCGTCCCACTAcgtcaaggatgggaccaagGAGCTCCGCTGCGCCAAGGAGTACCAGAGGAGCAGCCGCAAGTGGTTGTGCATCGGGGTGCTCCTGCTGCTGATCCTTATTCTGGTCATCGTCATCCCCATCGCCACCAGCTTCAGTAAATCCTAG
- the LOC103720705 gene encoding syntaxin-related protein KNOLLE isoform X1 yields the protein MNDLMTKSFLSYVDLKKEALKDLESGAEEDGIEMTAAAADENLRRFFEEAGLVREEMGSIRDLLARLQDANEESKSLHKPEALRCLRDRINADIVQVLKKARAIRARLEAMDRSNAANRRLSGCREGTPVDRTRTSVTNGLRKKLKELMMDFQGLRQRIMAEYNETVERRYFTVTGEVPDEDMIEKIISNGESEELLKKAIMEHGRGKVLATLHEIQDRHDAAKEMERSLLELHQVFLDMAVLVEAQGEQMDSIEHHVTSASHYVKDGTKELRCAKEYQRSSRKWLCIGVLLLLILILVIVIPIATSFSKS from the coding sequence ATGAACGACCTGATGACCAAATCCTTCCTCAGTTATGTGGACCTCAAGAAAGAGGCTCTCAAAGACCTGGAATCTGGGGCAGAGGAGGATGGCATCGAGATGACAGCAGCTGCGGCGGATGAGAACCTCCGTCGCTTCTTCGAGGAGGCCGGGCTGGTGAGGGAAGAGATGGGCTCGATCCGGGACCTCCTGGCGCGGCTCCAGGACGCCAACGAGGAGAGCAAGTCCCTCCACAAGCCGGAGGCTCTCCGCTGCCTCCGGGACCGCATCAACGCCGACATCGTCCAGGTGCTCAAGAAGGCCCGGGCCATCCGTGCCCGGCTGGAGGCCATGGACCGGTCGAATGCAGCCAACCGGAGGCTCTCCGGGTGCCGGGAGGGCACCCCGGTCGACCGGACGAGGACGTCCGTGACCAACGGGCTGAGGAAGAAGCTCAAGGAGCTGATGATGGACTTCCAGGGGCTGAGGCAGAGGATCATGGCGGAGTACAACGAGACGGTGGAGCGCCGCTACTTCACCGTGACGGGGGAGGTCCCCGACGAGGACATGATCGAGAAGATCATATCCAACGGGGAGAGCGAGGAGCTGCTGAAGAAGGCCATCATGGAGCACGGGAGGGGGAAGGTGCTGGCCACCCTGCACGAGATCCAGGACCGGCACGACGCGGCCAAGGAGATGGAGCGAAGCCTGCTGGAGCTCCACCAGGTGTTCCTGGACATGGCGGTCTTGGTGGAGGCCCAGGGCGAGCAGATGGACAGCATCGAGCACCACGTCACCAGCGCGTCCCACTAcgtcaaggatgggaccaagGAGCTCCGCTGCGCCAAGGAGTACCAGAGGAGCAGCCGCAAGTGGTTGTGCATCGGGGTGCTCCTGCTGCTGATCCTTATTCTGGTCATCGTCATCCCCATCGCCACCAGCTTCAGTAAATCCTAG